One Mailhella massiliensis DNA segment encodes these proteins:
- the tnpA gene encoding IS200/IS605 family transposase, which produces MGDTKKLAHTQWNCKYHIVFAPKYRRQVFYGEKKRAIGEILRKLCEWKGVSIVEAECCPDHIHMLLEIPPKMSVSAFVGYLEGKSSLMIYEQFGELKFKYRNREFWCRGYYGDTVGKNKAKIAEYIRHQLAEDTFGEQLGIPYGGSPFTGRR; this is translated from the coding sequence ATGGGTGACACAAAGAAGTTGGCGCATACGCAATGGAACTGCAAATATCACATAGTCTTTGCACCAAAATATCGCCGACAGGTTTTCTATGGAGAGAAGAAAAGGGCCATAGGAGAAATATTGCGAAAATTATGTGAGTGGAAGGGAGTGAGCATAGTAGAAGCAGAATGTTGTCCCGACCATATCCATATGTTGCTAGAGATACCGCCCAAGATGAGTGTATCGGCGTTTGTCGGATATTTGGAAGGAAAGAGCAGCCTGATGATATATGAGCAGTTCGGTGAGCTGAAGTTCAAATATCGTAATCGGGAGTTCTGGTGCCGAGGTTACTATGGTGATACGGTGGGCAAGAATAAGGCAAAGATAGCCGAGTACATCAGGCATCAGCTGGCTGAGGATACATTCGGAGAACAGTTGGGCATCCCGTATGGCGGAAGCCCGTTTACGGGCCGCCGGTAA
- a CDS encoding Ldh family oxidoreductase has product MKLSYNAMRELGIKAFLSAGVPDDTASCVTDALLLAELDGMPSHGFSRIPFYVDQAKTGKVKADARPVVFNPTPAVVCVDACNGYAFPAINEGLKAAIPLVREFGISMVGVRRSHHCGMLGHYVERIAREGLICLAFSNTPSAMAPWGGKLPSYGTNPLAFGCPRSGEDPIVVDMSLSKVARGKIMNAKQKGETTIPEGWALDETGQPTTSPEAALKGTMVPLGDAKGAALALMVEILSASLTGSNHAFEASSFFEAEGPAPGIGQSFIIIDPEKMNPQFPATLERLVAHILSQSGTRLPGSRRFALRESRRGQDLELPDALYEKILARIQK; this is encoded by the coding sequence ATGAAACTTTCCTACAATGCCATGCGCGAGCTCGGTATAAAGGCATTCCTCTCTGCCGGTGTTCCCGACGACACGGCTTCGTGCGTCACCGACGCCCTTCTTCTCGCCGAACTGGACGGCATGCCCTCCCACGGATTTTCCCGTATTCCCTTTTATGTGGATCAGGCCAAAACCGGCAAGGTGAAGGCCGACGCCCGTCCCGTGGTTTTCAATCCTACTCCCGCCGTCGTCTGCGTGGACGCTTGCAACGGCTATGCCTTTCCCGCCATCAACGAAGGATTGAAGGCGGCCATTCCTCTGGTCAGAGAGTTCGGCATTTCCATGGTTGGCGTTCGCCGTTCGCATCACTGTGGCATGCTCGGTCACTATGTTGAACGCATAGCCCGGGAAGGCCTCATCTGTCTTGCCTTTTCCAACACTCCTTCCGCTATGGCTCCTTGGGGAGGAAAGCTTCCCAGCTACGGAACCAATCCTCTGGCCTTCGGTTGCCCCAGAAGCGGCGAAGATCCCATCGTGGTGGATATGTCCTTGAGCAAAGTGGCCCGCGGTAAGATCATGAATGCCAAGCAGAAGGGTGAAACCACCATTCCCGAAGGCTGGGCCTTGGATGAAACCGGTCAGCCCACCACCTCTCCTGAAGCAGCCCTCAAGGGTACCATGGTACCCTTGGGTGATGCCAAAGGAGCCGCGCTGGCCCTCATGGTGGAAATTCTTTCCGCCTCCCTCACCGGCTCCAACCATGCCTTTGAAGCCAGCTCTTTCTTCGAAGCCGAAGGGCCCGCTCCGGGCATCGGCCAGAGCTTTATCATTATTGATCCTGAAAAGATGAATCCCCAGTTCCCCGCTACGCTGGAACGCCTGGTGGCGCATATTCTTTCCCAGTCCGGCACCCGCCTGCCCGGTTCCCGCCGCTTCGCCTTGCGTGAATCCAGACGTGGACAGGATCTGGAACTGCCTGATGCGCTGTACGAAAAGATTCTTGCACGCATCCAGAAGTAG
- a CDS encoding hydroxyacid dehydrogenase produces the protein MDTIVITEFMDSNAVESLKKEFNVIYDKTLVDRPDELIKHITTCSAIIVRNKTQVREALLDAAKELRVVGRLGVGLDNIDVEACKSRNITVIPATGANNVSVAEYVMAGLLMLARGCYQSLNEVADGKWPRERMSSGGEIFGKTLGLLGFGGIARDVASRAKAFGMNVIAYDPFIAADAPVWKEHDVTPVSMDELLAESDAISLHVPLTDSTRNMFNEQRLAAMRKGAFLVNTARGGIVDEAALAQALIDGRLGGAMIDVFGKEPLPANSPLAVAPHCLLTPHIAGVTRESNTRVSSMIAEKVASALK, from the coding sequence ATGGACACCATAGTCATCACTGAGTTCATGGATTCCAATGCTGTTGAATCTTTAAAAAAAGAATTTAACGTTATCTATGATAAGACTCTTGTTGATAGACCTGATGAACTTATAAAACATATCACCACGTGCAGTGCCATTATTGTAAGAAATAAGACTCAGGTGCGCGAAGCACTGCTTGACGCTGCAAAGGAACTTCGTGTTGTAGGAAGGCTTGGTGTAGGACTTGATAATATAGATGTAGAGGCATGTAAGAGTAGAAATATCACTGTTATTCCTGCAACCGGAGCCAATAACGTTTCTGTTGCAGAATATGTTATGGCCGGTCTGCTCATGCTGGCCCGAGGCTGCTATCAGAGTCTCAATGAAGTGGCCGACGGCAAATGGCCGCGCGAACGCATGTCCTCCGGCGGAGAAATCTTCGGCAAGACGCTCGGCCTGCTCGGATTCGGCGGTATTGCCCGCGACGTGGCGAGCCGTGCTAAAGCCTTCGGCATGAATGTGATCGCCTATGATCCTTTCATAGCTGCCGATGCTCCGGTGTGGAAGGAACACGATGTGACGCCTGTTTCCATGGATGAACTTCTTGCAGAATCCGATGCCATAAGCTTGCATGTTCCGCTGACCGACAGTACCAGAAACATGTTCAACGAACAGCGTCTGGCCGCCATGAGGAAGGGAGCCTTCCTCGTCAATACGGCCCGCGGCGGTATCGTGGATGAAGCGGCGCTGGCGCAGGCCCTTATTGATGGAAGACTCGGCGGTGCCATGATCGACGTTTTCGGGAAGGAACCCCTGCCCGCGAACTCTCCGCTCGCCGTGGCTCCTCATTGTCTGCTTACCCCCCACATTGCTGGGGTCACGCGCGAATCCAATACGCGTGTCAGCTCCATGATCGCCGAAAAAGTGGCTTCCGCGCTGAAATAA
- a CDS encoding GntR family transcriptional regulator has protein sequence MTKVTSIPLYAQIKSSILSRIVAKEWGPGSFLPSETALAAEYGVSQGTLRKALNELALEKKLVRFQGKGTAVAVLDSDGALFPFFRLYDDDGKRVYPLSQMTSTQYDMAKKEEAIALGIEDGDAIIRIHRIRVLDEQPVINEFILLPSKRFPGFPCDLNKLPNTLYEYYFQQFDILIAKATESLQAVMSDPLDMKSLRLSEVCPLLEIRRKAFDIDGKVVEIRRSRVLTIHHCYHTDL, from the coding sequence ATGACAAAAGTAACGTCCATTCCTCTGTACGCGCAGATAAAATCTTCCATCCTCAGCCGGATAGTTGCGAAGGAGTGGGGACCTGGGAGTTTTTTGCCCAGTGAGACGGCGCTGGCGGCCGAGTACGGAGTCAGCCAAGGAACACTACGCAAGGCCTTGAACGAACTCGCTCTGGAAAAAAAACTCGTCCGCTTTCAGGGCAAGGGAACGGCCGTCGCCGTTCTCGACTCTGACGGGGCTTTATTTCCTTTTTTCAGGCTTTACGATGATGACGGAAAGAGAGTGTATCCTCTTTCACAGATGACTTCCACCCAATATGATATGGCAAAAAAGGAAGAAGCAATAGCGCTGGGCATCGAAGATGGCGATGCCATTATACGTATTCATCGCATCCGAGTGCTGGACGAGCAGCCGGTAATCAATGAGTTCATACTTCTCCCTTCCAAGCGCTTCCCCGGCTTTCCTTGTGATCTCAATAAGCTGCCGAATACTCTTTACGAGTATTACTTTCAGCAGTTCGATATTCTCATCGCCAAAGCGACGGAAAGTCTCCAAGCGGTGATGTCGGATCCGTTGGATATGAAAAGTCTACGTCTTTCTGAAGTCTGCCCTTTGCTGGAAATCCGAAGAAAAGCGTTTGATATTGATGGGAAGGTGGTTGAGATCCGTCGCAGTCGCGTTCTCACGATCCATCATTGTTACCATACTGACTTGTAA